A stretch of Oscillospiraceae bacterium DNA encodes these proteins:
- a CDS encoding alpha-galactosidase, with translation MNRILTENHFQLWNVCSLSEIPEATLEISDGRIFADYGKYTLTADIRQKNDGIFSRRDRLENTSDAPLTFTALRSRITFDGGEYEVYTQFNSWQNESMGQWHMLNTEISAHTDSVRSANGAAPFMALWSCQANRGMVFHLIADCSWNMTAQRCAAPGENSYVAMELGMWSNNMVYTVNAGESIDLPEILYYEFTDRRDFECYRLHRYCNINMPRRALPVIYNTWLYRFDRIDFESTMKQIPAAAKLGAEYFVIDAGWFGNSAGWVTNIGDWTENLNSGFKGRMAEIADEVRRNGMKFGLWFEPERTMENTNSLNCHRDYFIKYKGTYFADFSRSEVRDFIFDAVSGVIDRFGVEYVKFDFNADLEFDTTGRAFVKYFEGYRQLIKRFRNEYPELYITNCASGGLRMTLSNCRDFDSFWPSDNQSPYHGMRIFKESMLRLPPQVIERWAVLGASSVGMDGYDEENPEHVFATGDAVCERLSDVSPSWLKGFLSAGTIGFSCDVAHFSPETQSMLCGMVADFKKQRAFWSNAECRILCDTKSFTVLQFNDRDFKNIKVQIFSNKLVQTGVTVYPCVDENKTYHIAGGERVIGAQLNKNGIYRKTEGNFKMMQIEISAE, from the coding sequence ATGAACAGAATTCTTACCGAAAATCATTTTCAGCTTTGGAATGTGTGCTCACTTTCGGAAATCCCCGAGGCGACGCTTGAAATTTCCGACGGCAGAATATTTGCCGATTACGGTAAGTATACGCTCACTGCAGATATAAGACAAAAGAACGATGGTATTTTTTCCCGCAGAGACCGCCTTGAAAATACAAGTGACGCGCCTCTTACATTTACTGCACTTCGCTCGCGCATAACCTTTGACGGCGGTGAATATGAGGTGTATACTCAGTTTAACAGCTGGCAGAACGAAAGTATGGGTCAGTGGCATATGCTTAACACCGAAATATCTGCGCATACCGATTCTGTGCGTTCGGCAAACGGTGCCGCTCCGTTTATGGCGCTGTGGAGCTGTCAGGCTAACCGAGGCATGGTGTTCCATCTTATTGCCGACTGCTCATGGAACATGACGGCACAGCGATGTGCCGCCCCCGGTGAAAACAGCTATGTTGCTATGGAATTGGGAATGTGGTCGAACAACATGGTGTACACGGTGAATGCCGGCGAAAGCATAGATTTGCCTGAAATACTATACTATGAATTTACAGACAGACGGGATTTTGAATGTTACAGACTTCATCGTTACTGCAATATCAATATGCCTCGCCGTGCTCTTCCTGTTATTTATAATACATGGCTGTACCGCTTTGACCGCATTGATTTTGAAAGCACCATGAAGCAGATTCCTGCCGCCGCAAAACTTGGTGCGGAATACTTTGTGATTGATGCGGGTTGGTTCGGAAACAGTGCGGGCTGGGTGACAAATATAGGCGATTGGACGGAAAATCTCAATTCGGGATTCAAGGGACGGATGGCGGAAATTGCGGACGAAGTGCGACGCAACGGAATGAAATTCGGACTGTGGTTTGAACCTGAGCGTACTATGGAGAACACCAATTCACTGAATTGCCACCGTGACTATTTTATAAAATATAAGGGTACGTATTTTGCGGATTTTTCACGCAGTGAGGTAAGAGATTTTATATTTGATGCCGTCAGCGGCGTTATTGACCGGTTTGGTGTTGAATATGTCAAATTTGATTTCAATGCCGACCTTGAATTTGATACTACGGGAAGGGCTTTTGTAAAATATTTTGAGGGCTACCGTCAGCTCATAAAGCGTTTCCGTAATGAATACCCCGAGCTTTATATTACAAATTGTGCCTCGGGTGGATTGAGAATGACTCTTTCGAATTGCAGAGATTTTGACAGCTTTTGGCCTTCGGATAACCAAAGCCCTTATCACGGCATGAGAATATTCAAGGAATCAATGCTGCGTCTTCCGCCCCAGGTGATAGAACGCTGGGCGGTGCTTGGAGCGTCAAGTGTTGGTATGGATGGGTATGATGAAGAGAATCCCGAGCATGTTTTTGCTACCGGAGATGCCGTGTGCGAAAGACTTAGTGATGTTTCGCCAAGCTGGCTTAAAGGCTTTCTTTCTGCAGGGACGATAGGCTTCAGCTGTGATGTGGCTCATTTTTCACCCGAGACGCAAAGTATGCTGTGCGGAATGGTTGCGGATTTCAAGAAACAGAGAGCTTTCTGGAGCAATGCTGAATGCCGTATTTTGTGTGATACAAAATCCTTTACCGTGCTCCAGTTCAATGACAGAGATTTTAAAAACATAAAAGTGCAGATCTTCTCAAACAAGCTTGTTCAGACGGGTGTTACCGTGTATCCGTGTGTCGATGAAAACAAAACCTACCATATCGCAGGCGGTGAGCGTGTAATCGGAGCACAGCTCAATAAAAACGGCATTTACCGCAAAACGGAGGGCAATTTCAAAATGATGCAGATTGAAATATCGGCAGAGTAA
- a CDS encoding tartrate dehydrogenase yields the protein MKKYKIAVVAGDGIGPEVLSEGIKVLNRASELDGGFSFEFTHFPWGCKYYLENGRMMPKDGIKILSQFDAVYLGAVGYPGVPDHISLWDLLLTIRHEFDQYVNLRPVKLLKGAPCPLKDVKCSDIDMLVIRENSEGEYAGEGNWLFKGQPNEVVLQTGVFSRKGTERIIRYAYETARAAGKKLTSISKGNALNYSMVFWDSIFAEVGKEYPDVKTDSLLVDAASMFFVKNPSRFEVVVTSNLFGDIITDLGAAISGGMGLAAGANINPERKYPSMFEPIHGSAPDIAGKQIANPLASVWSASQMLDFFGHEEWGRKLIDSIEQIMVDGKVLTPDMGGKATTSQVGDELVRLL from the coding sequence ATGAAAAAATATAAAATAGCAGTTGTCGCAGGTGACGGAATCGGTCCCGAGGTACTCAGCGAGGGAATAAAGGTGCTTAACCGTGCATCAGAGCTGGACGGCGGTTTTTCCTTTGAATTTACACATTTCCCGTGGGGATGTAAATATTACCTTGAAAACGGCAGAATGATGCCGAAGGACGGAATAAAGATACTTTCTCAATTTGATGCTGTTTATCTCGGCGCGGTGGGCTATCCCGGCGTTCCCGACCATATTTCTCTCTGGGATCTTTTGCTTACAATACGCCATGAGTTCGATCAGTATGTAAACCTGCGCCCGGTCAAGCTGTTGAAGGGTGCACCCTGTCCGCTTAAAGATGTAAAGTGCAGTGATATTGATATGCTGGTAATACGTGAAAACAGCGAGGGCGAATATGCGGGCGAGGGTAACTGGCTTTTCAAGGGTCAGCCCAATGAAGTTGTGTTGCAGACGGGCGTTTTTTCACGTAAAGGAACAGAAAGAATTATACGCTATGCCTACGAAACGGCACGTGCAGCCGGCAAAAAGCTTACCAGCATTTCAAAAGGAAACGCTCTTAACTATTCTATGGTGTTCTGGGACAGTATTTTTGCCGAAGTAGGTAAGGAATATCCTGATGTAAAGACAGATTCGCTTCTGGTTGATGCGGCAAGCATGTTTTTTGTGAAGAACCCTTCACGATTTGAGGTGGTTGTTACCTCCAATTTGTTCGGCGATATAATTACCGACCTTGGTGCGGCAATTTCCGGCGGAATGGGACTTGCGGCAGGAGCAAATATAAATCCGGAGAGAAAATATCCCTCTATGTTTGAGCCTATCCACGGCTCGGCACCGGATATTGCGGGCAAACAGATTGCAAATCCTCTTGCTTCGGTATGGTCTGCAAGTCAGATGCTGGATTTCTTCGGTCATGAAGAATGGGGCAGGAAGCTGATTGATTCCATTGAACAGATTATGGTGGACGGCAAAGTACTCACTCCCGATATGGGTGGAAAAGCAACAACAAGTCAGGTAGGCGACGAGCTGGTAAGATTACTGTAA
- a CDS encoding phospholipase — translation MKRTECRGSQWAFPFVKYSPENEKSNLPLVVQLHGAGERGKGGDDLSKVDVHGFSKLMAKNEYDCIFVMPQCPPDTFWAAKVESIISFIQKISEEFEVDKQRIYLTGLSMGGYGTWFTAMACPRMFAAISPVCGGGMPWNAGVLDMPVWVFHGVEDSVVSVVNSDHMVQSIKARGGDVTYSRVEGVGHNVWEHAYNDKLIEWLMSKNRKL, via the coding sequence ATGAAAAGAACAGAATGCAGAGGCTCACAATGGGCTTTCCCGTTTGTTAAGTATTCACCCGAAAACGAAAAAAGCAATCTCCCCCTTGTGGTCCAGCTTCACGGTGCGGGTGAAAGGGGCAAGGGCGGTGATGACCTATCAAAGGTGGATGTTCACGGCTTTTCGAAGCTTATGGCAAAAAACGAATATGATTGTATTTTTGTTATGCCTCAGTGCCCTCCTGATACTTTCTGGGCAGCAAAGGTGGAGTCGATAATAAGCTTCATTCAGAAGATTTCTGAGGAATTTGAGGTTGATAAGCAAAGAATTTATCTTACCGGTCTGAGTATGGGAGGCTACGGTACTTGGTTCACCGCAATGGCATGCCCCCGAATGTTTGCCGCTATATCGCCTGTATGCGGCGGCGGAATGCCCTGGAATGCAGGAGTGCTGGATATGCCGGTGTGGGTATTTCACGGTGTGGAGGACAGTGTTGTAAGCGTTGTCAATTCCGACCATATGGTACAAAGTATTAAAGCACGCGGAGGGGATGTTACCTATTCACGTGTTGAAGGTGTCGGACACAATGTCTGGGAGCACGCCTATAATGATAAGCTTATAGAATGGCTTATGAGCAAAAACAGGAAGCTGTAA